The Humulus lupulus chromosome 3, drHumLupu1.1, whole genome shotgun sequence genome window below encodes:
- the LOC133825614 gene encoding uncharacterized protein LOC133825614, translating into MPNYVKFLNEILTKKRRLGEFETMALTGGCSAILKNKIPPKLIDSGSFTIPYSIGGRDVGRALCDLGASINLMSMSIFKKLGIGEARPTTITFQLADRSMAHVEGKIEDILVQVDRFIFLDDFIILDYETDRDVPIILGRPFLATGRTLIDVRK; encoded by the coding sequence atgcccaactatgtgaagtttttgAATGAAATTTTGACAAAGAAGAGGAGACTTGGTGAATTTGAAACGATGGCTTTGACTGGAGGTTGTAGTGCTattttgaagaataaaattcctccTAAGTTGATAGATTCGGGCAGTTTCACAATTCCTTATTCTATTGGTGGTAGAGATGTTGGTAGAGCTCTTTGTGATTTGGGGGCTAGTATTAATTTGATGTCCATGTCTATTTtcaagaagttgggaattggagaagcaAGACCAACCACCATCACTTTTCAATTAGCGGATCGCTCTATGGCACATGTGGAAGGAAAGATTGAAGATATTCTTGTGCAAGTTGATAGGTTTATTTTTTTGGAtgattttattattcttgattATGAAACAGATAGAGATGTTCCAAtcattttggggagaccatttcTTGCTACCGGAAGGACTTTAATTGATGTCCGAAAATGA
- the LOC133823860 gene encoding mitochondrial fission protein ELM1-like isoform X1 — translation MRPIRLPEVTIGISGSLEICSRGIHGVIKRALIIGNGFAGAENQCIGLVRGLGLSGRHSLYRVSRPRGGINEWLHWIPVSLHKKLEYLFMRIHGSLRLRIPAKGHKVNPFPFGQNGIADILEADAKHIANMARDNFDKDGPLLVVASGRDTIYISSTIKCLAPESVFVVQIQHPRTHLNRFDLVITPRHDYYPLTPHGQEQIPWFLRRWITPREPPGRNVVLTVGALHQADSAALKKAASAWHDELALLPKPLVVVNIGGPSRNCRYDVDLANQLACMLQNVLSSCGSVRISFSRRTPEKVSKVFVKELSTNPKVYIWNGEGLNPHLGHLAWADAFVITADSVSMLSEACTTGKPVYVIGAERCTWKFAEFQKSLQERGAARPLTGKEDMSQSWSYPPLNDTAEAAHGVNVALSERGWSILT, via the exons ATGAGGCCAATCAGGCTCCCCGAAGTTACGATCGGAATTTCGGGCTCGCTGGAGATATGCTCCCGTGGAATTCACGGCGTTATAAAACGCGCCCTTATCATAGGAAACGGCTTCGCCGGCGCCGAGAATCAGTGCATCGGTTTGGTTCGTGGTCTTGGCCTCTCAGGTCGCCATTCTCTTTAC CGTGTTAGTAGACCTAGAGGAGGGATTAACGAGTGGCTTCACTGGATTCCAGTTTCTCTACACAAAAAATTAGAGTACTTGTTCATGAGGATTCACGGAAGCTTGCGACTTCGAATACCGGCTAAAGGGCACAAAGTAAATCCCTTTCCGTTTGGGCAAAATG GCATAGCTGATATTTTAGAGGCTGATGCAAAGCACATTGCAAATATGGCTCGTGATAATTTCGATAA GGATGGTCCGTTGCTGGTGGTAGCATCTGGCAGGGATACCATTTATATTTCAAGCACCATAAAGTGTTTAGCTCCAGAAAGTGTTTTTGTTGTACAG ATTCAACATCCTAGGACACATCTGAATAGGTTTGATTTGGTTATAACTCCTCGTCATGATTATTACCCATTGACACCTCATGGACAGGAGCAAATTCCATGGTTTTTACGAAGGTGGATTACTCCACGTGAACCACCTGGTAGGAATGTG GTTCTCACTGTTGGAGCTCTTCACCAAGCTGATTCTGCAGCACTAAAGAAAGCTGCTTCTGCCTGGCACGATGAGTTGGCACTGCTTCCCAAACCTTTGGTTGTGGTTAACATCGGAGGCCCTTCAA GAAATTGTCGTTATGACGTTGATCTTGCTAATCAGTTAGCATGTATGTTACAAAATGTCCTTTCGAGTTGTGGAAGTGTGAGAATATCATTCTCTAGACGAACTCCTGAGAAG GTGTCCAAAGTTTTTGTTAAAGAATTAAGTACTAATCCGAAAGTGTACATTTGGAATGGTGAAG GCCTAAATCCACACCTGGGGCATCTAGCTTGGGCTGATGCTTTTGTAATCACAGCTGATTCTGTCAGTATGTTGAGTGAGGCTTGCACTACAGG CAAGCCTGTTTATGTAATTGGGGCTGAACGGTGTACATGGAAGTTTGCGGAGTTCCAGAAGTCTTTACAGGAACGAGGAGCGGCTCGACCATTGACCGGGAAAGAGGAT ATGTCCCAAAGCTGGAGCTATCCTCCTCTTAATGACACTGCAGAAGCTGCCCATGGGGTAAATGTGGCACTATCTGAACGTGGATGGAGTATACTTACATAG
- the LOC133823860 gene encoding mitochondrial fission protein ELM1-like isoform X2: MLPWNSRRYKTRPYHRKRLRRRRESVHRFGSWSWPLRSPFSLLSLHKKLEYLFMRIHGSLRLRIPAKGHKVNPFPFGQNGIADILEADAKHIANMARDNFDKDGPLLVVASGRDTIYISSTIKCLAPESVFVVQIQHPRTHLNRFDLVITPRHDYYPLTPHGQEQIPWFLRRWITPREPPGRNVVLTVGALHQADSAALKKAASAWHDELALLPKPLVVVNIGGPSRNCRYDVDLANQLACMLQNVLSSCGSVRISFSRRTPEKVSKVFVKELSTNPKVYIWNGEGLNPHLGHLAWADAFVITADSVSMLSEACTTGKPVYVIGAERCTWKFAEFQKSLQERGAARPLTGKEDMSQSWSYPPLNDTAEAAHGVNVALSERGWSILT; encoded by the exons ATGCTCCCGTGGAATTCACGGCGTTATAAAACGCGCCCTTATCATAGGAAACGGCTTCGCCGGCGCCGAGAATCAGTGCATCGGTTTGGTTCGTGGTCTTGGCCTCTCAGGTCGCCATTCTCTTTAC TTTCTCTACACAAAAAATTAGAGTACTTGTTCATGAGGATTCACGGAAGCTTGCGACTTCGAATACCGGCTAAAGGGCACAAAGTAAATCCCTTTCCGTTTGGGCAAAATG GCATAGCTGATATTTTAGAGGCTGATGCAAAGCACATTGCAAATATGGCTCGTGATAATTTCGATAA GGATGGTCCGTTGCTGGTGGTAGCATCTGGCAGGGATACCATTTATATTTCAAGCACCATAAAGTGTTTAGCTCCAGAAAGTGTTTTTGTTGTACAG ATTCAACATCCTAGGACACATCTGAATAGGTTTGATTTGGTTATAACTCCTCGTCATGATTATTACCCATTGACACCTCATGGACAGGAGCAAATTCCATGGTTTTTACGAAGGTGGATTACTCCACGTGAACCACCTGGTAGGAATGTG GTTCTCACTGTTGGAGCTCTTCACCAAGCTGATTCTGCAGCACTAAAGAAAGCTGCTTCTGCCTGGCACGATGAGTTGGCACTGCTTCCCAAACCTTTGGTTGTGGTTAACATCGGAGGCCCTTCAA GAAATTGTCGTTATGACGTTGATCTTGCTAATCAGTTAGCATGTATGTTACAAAATGTCCTTTCGAGTTGTGGAAGTGTGAGAATATCATTCTCTAGACGAACTCCTGAGAAG GTGTCCAAAGTTTTTGTTAAAGAATTAAGTACTAATCCGAAAGTGTACATTTGGAATGGTGAAG GCCTAAATCCACACCTGGGGCATCTAGCTTGGGCTGATGCTTTTGTAATCACAGCTGATTCTGTCAGTATGTTGAGTGAGGCTTGCACTACAGG CAAGCCTGTTTATGTAATTGGGGCTGAACGGTGTACATGGAAGTTTGCGGAGTTCCAGAAGTCTTTACAGGAACGAGGAGCGGCTCGACCATTGACCGGGAAAGAGGAT ATGTCCCAAAGCTGGAGCTATCCTCCTCTTAATGACACTGCAGAAGCTGCCCATGGGGTAAATGTGGCACTATCTGAACGTGGATGGAGTATACTTACATAG
- the LOC133823860 gene encoding mitochondrial fission protein ELM1-like isoform X3 codes for MRPIRLPEVTIGISGSLEICSRGIHGVIKRALIIGNGFAGAENQCIGLVRGLGLSGRHSLYRVSRPRGGINEWLHWIPVSLHKKLEYLFMRIHGSLRLRIPAKGHKVNPFPFGQNGIADILEADAKHIANMARDNFDKDGPLLVVASGRDTIYISSTIKCLAPESVFVVQIQHPRTHLNRFDLVITPRHDYYPLTPHGQEQIPWFLRRWITPREPPGRNVVLTVGALHQADSAALKKAASAWHDELALLPKPLVVVNIGGPSSLNPHLGHLAWADAFVITADSVSMLSEACTTGKPVYVIGAERCTWKFAEFQKSLQERGAARPLTGKEDMSQSWSYPPLNDTAEAAHGVNVALSERGWSILT; via the exons ATGAGGCCAATCAGGCTCCCCGAAGTTACGATCGGAATTTCGGGCTCGCTGGAGATATGCTCCCGTGGAATTCACGGCGTTATAAAACGCGCCCTTATCATAGGAAACGGCTTCGCCGGCGCCGAGAATCAGTGCATCGGTTTGGTTCGTGGTCTTGGCCTCTCAGGTCGCCATTCTCTTTAC CGTGTTAGTAGACCTAGAGGAGGGATTAACGAGTGGCTTCACTGGATTCCAGTTTCTCTACACAAAAAATTAGAGTACTTGTTCATGAGGATTCACGGAAGCTTGCGACTTCGAATACCGGCTAAAGGGCACAAAGTAAATCCCTTTCCGTTTGGGCAAAATG GCATAGCTGATATTTTAGAGGCTGATGCAAAGCACATTGCAAATATGGCTCGTGATAATTTCGATAA GGATGGTCCGTTGCTGGTGGTAGCATCTGGCAGGGATACCATTTATATTTCAAGCACCATAAAGTGTTTAGCTCCAGAAAGTGTTTTTGTTGTACAG ATTCAACATCCTAGGACACATCTGAATAGGTTTGATTTGGTTATAACTCCTCGTCATGATTATTACCCATTGACACCTCATGGACAGGAGCAAATTCCATGGTTTTTACGAAGGTGGATTACTCCACGTGAACCACCTGGTAGGAATGTG GTTCTCACTGTTGGAGCTCTTCACCAAGCTGATTCTGCAGCACTAAAGAAAGCTGCTTCTGCCTGGCACGATGAGTTGGCACTGCTTCCCAAACCTTTGGTTGTGGTTAACATCGGAGGCCCTTCAA GCCTAAATCCACACCTGGGGCATCTAGCTTGGGCTGATGCTTTTGTAATCACAGCTGATTCTGTCAGTATGTTGAGTGAGGCTTGCACTACAGG CAAGCCTGTTTATGTAATTGGGGCTGAACGGTGTACATGGAAGTTTGCGGAGTTCCAGAAGTCTTTACAGGAACGAGGAGCGGCTCGACCATTGACCGGGAAAGAGGAT ATGTCCCAAAGCTGGAGCTATCCTCCTCTTAATGACACTGCAGAAGCTGCCCATGGGGTAAATGTGGCACTATCTGAACGTGGATGGAGTATACTTACATAG
- the LOC133821618 gene encoding casparian strip membrane protein 1-like produces the protein MKSGDSTTIEVAEPSSSSKGKSTTVLVAAPKATKMKKGLAIFDFVLRLGAIIAALAAAATMGTSDESLPFFTQFFQFEASYDDMPTFQFFLIAMALVSGYLVLSLPISIVTIVRPHASGLKLLLIIMDTVALTLATSAAAAAAAIVYLAHNGNASSNWLAICNQFTDFCQNVSGAVVAAFVSVAVFIFLILLSALAIRKH, from the exons ATGAAGAGTGGAGACTCAACCACAATTGAAGTTGCCGAGCCAAGCAGCTCATCAAAGGGAAAATCAACCACAGTTTTGGTAGCAGCCCCAAAGGCCACAAAAATGAAGAAAGGATTGGCCATATTCGACTTCGTCCTAAGGCTTGGTGCCATAATTGCTGCTCTTGCGGCTGCAGCCACCATGGGAACCAGTGATGAAAGTCTTCCTTTCTTCACTCAGTTCTTCCAGTTCGAAGCTAGCTACGATGACATGCCAACCTTTCA GTTTTTCCTCATAGCCATGGCACTAGTGAGTGGATACCTCGTCCTCTCTCTTCCAATCTCCATAGTCACCATTGTTCGTCCCCATGCATCTGGACTCAAGCTCCTTCTTATCATTATGGACACT GTGgcacttacactggccacttctgCCGCAGCTGCCGCCGCTGCCATAGTTTACTTGGCTCACAATGGAAATGCTAGCTCGAACTGGCTGGCCATATGTAACCAGTTCACAGATTTCTGCCAGAATGTGAGTGGAGCTGTGGTGGCTGCCTTTGTCAGCGTTGCTGTCTTCATATTCTTGATTCTGCTCTCTGCTTTGGCTATCCGGAAGCATTAA